Genomic DNA from Raphanus sativus cultivar WK10039 unplaced genomic scaffold, ASM80110v3 Scaffold2293, whole genome shotgun sequence:
AGGCATGTCAGGACTACGGAGCAGTTGGCGGACATAATGACGAAAGCGTTGGGCAGCGTACAGTTTCACTATCTTCTCAGCAAGTTGGGTGTTCGCAACTTACActctccaacttgagggggagtgttaaggaTGGTTAAGGTGGTTAAGATAACCGACGTAACGGTCAAGAGATAAGAGTGAAGTCGGTTGAAGATAAGTTCTGAAGATTGTGATAAGGACTGCGAAGATTATGTGATATCATAGAGATCATATTGTTAGAGTATCTTGTAACAAGTATATATGTACATGAGCTATCATCGATGTCAATACACACAACAGTTCTACAAATCTCTCTCTTAGTTTACATAAAAGTTGAAAAGGGATGATAATTTGGCAAGTTCCGAAGCATGTTTGTGGGTGGTGAAAAAACACAGTAATCAAGATTCGAAGATACTGCATTGTAGTTACTAAAATTCTAGAAAGGAGTTTCAAatgatttagttatttttactTAACCTATAAAAAGagttgttaatttaaaatatatgacgGTTCtaagctctttttttttgcttaaaaagtAGAGGTAGTTTTTAAATCATAACTTTAGTGTAGTGtttgtgttattttataatgttttttaatataaagaaaattctTAACGTGAATTAAGTGCAGTTGTCCATTCAATAACATCCACCTACAAGTCACACCAACCGAAAGTGACGTTCTCCACATTGGTTGTATTGCACTTATCCTAATGTAAGACATCGCGACTAGGCTAATCGCGACAATAACAACATGATGTAATTAAACATAACAATAATGCAAAAGCAAAAGTTCTAAGCCTATAGGTTTAAACCCTTTCTCCAACTTGTTGATTCATCTTTACACTAACTAAAGCATATCATATAGCATCACCGCACTTCTTATATAGTAATAAAGTAGCATAAAGTTTCAACCATCGAAAATAACATTTAACTCATAAACTAGACGTTACCCAGAAGAAACGCAAGAACACTTGCCACCGTTACAATCTTGACCACTGATCCCAGTGAAACAGATGAAGATGATGACTGATCCGTCTGATGAGGAGGCTTTCTGTAGTAGTACGGGAAGTAAGGCATTATAGGGTCAGGCGGTGGAGGACCGTAATATCCTCCGCCGGAATCACCTCCGACGTATGGTGGAGAAGGGTAATTCGGTACATTTCCAGTTGGAGGAGGGTAATAACCGGTTGGAGGAGGATAAAAACCGGTTGGAGGAGGGTAATAACCCGCCGGTTGAGTTGAGCCCCCGCCAGTTGGAGGTGGGTAACAAGGGTAAGGACACGGCGTCTCCGATATGGTTATGAACGGGAAGCTCAGAAGAGTGGAGACGAACACTAGACTTAAGAGGTGACGGCAACTTTTACTCATCATGGCTATCGTTTTCTTTTTtatgaaagatttttttaatgataagcaaacaaatgtttttagtaagagaaaagagagaagtaggagattatttttttctctcttagaCTGTTGTGTGATTGAGTTCAAGTGGAAAGTGGAAACCATTAAGTTAAAggttttttttaagaaacagTTTGGTTACatgttttcaataaaaaatatatacccaTTTAAGTGATTTACAAGCCACAAAAGACAAGTGATGAAAATGCTGAATAATGACGACTAACAATGTCAATGAGATCTAACGTGTATTGTGGTTCCGATACACTTGTTGTCATGTAAATTATGATACTTGGCTTGGCTGTATGATTTTGTCCTTCTTCGAGGAATCCATGAATGATCCAAGTCACCGCTTGATATACATAATGAATATGAATTAAGATAAcagtaatatatttaaatgttaaaCGGCATACATATTGGCGGTTATATTAACATTAGAGTATTTAGTACTATATGCAACGTCAAAATTCCCGAACATATATATGTGAAACGTTTAAACTTTACATTACACGGTTAATAGAAAATACGAGTTGCTCGCATTTTGTTAGAGAGCTTCTTGCTAGTTGATATAACCAGAGGAGGGAAGAAAATATAGAGAATAATGTTAAGCCCATCTAGTAACAACTAATTTCTCTTTCTCAAGAAataaagaagattttttttttgttattaacatatatatatttagccCAAACTTTATTTTAGAACAAAAATCATGTAAATATTTTCGTGTGTAAGAGGTACCAAATGCATGCTTATCCTTTTTTTGTTGTAAGTTGTAACTCCCAATTAATGGAGGACCACTTGGAAAATATTCTTACACACGGCATGAAAAATG
This window encodes:
- the LOC108825504 gene encoding uncharacterized protein LOC108825504, translating into MVSTFHLNSITQQSKREKNNLLLLSFLLLKTFVCLSLKKSFIKKKTIAMMSKSCRHLLSLVFVSTLLSFPFITISETPCPYPCYPPPTGGGSTQPAGYYPPPTGFYPPPTGYYPPPTGNVPNYPSPPYVGGDSGGGYYGPPPPDPIMPYFPYYYRKPPHQTDQSSSSSVSLGSVVKIVTVASVLAFLLGNV